The window CAATTActccattttcaatttataaatattactcccttacTTTTGATACCTATAGCCTATAGGTGTTGTGTTGTTCACTTCATTACATAAGAAATAGTGTAATcaagataaagataaaatttacatactccacatcaaattattttcattagaATTGTATatcacaaaatctcaaaatttacatatttaatccacaagtaaaatttaaaaatgttaaaagttcacgtatttaaataaaataactcttTTAAAAATGCTTAAAAGTGACAgataggagtatttatttacaGACGTTGGCACTATCATATCTAAATCATTACTCAATGTCAACGGTGCTGCGAATccaaatgatatttataatccTTGTTAGTTGTTAGGTCGTAATTAAATGAGGCCAACGCTGCAATTGCATTTATTACTTATTAATAGAAATATGCGTTCATACCAACTACCATGAACagtgattttctatatctctAATTACTAAGATATTcgaaaaaaagttttaaaaaattcctttttcgattattttttttttaaaaatattttaaacaaatcTTAACTCCTCACGtgtcaaatatttgaatttaattccatctcatataacataataatttttattaataataataataattttgttaatatacACTTATACTTATTGTTTGTTTAGAGTTCCTtgtatataactatatatatagagaattGAGAAACTAAATTTTGCAAacaagaaagaataaaaaaaaagatgagtGTGAAGGTGTGTGTGACTGGAGGTGCTGGCTACATTGCCTCTTTTCTCATCAAGCATCTTTTAGAGAGAGGCTACACTGTTCACGCCACTCTTCGAAGTCTAAGTATGTTttcgaattttaattatttttttcttaaaattatacttaatCCTTGCATCTACTATACtaaatttctataattttgatttgcaGATGATGATTCGAAAGTGGGACTACTAAAAGGCCTTGATCATGCAGAAACaagtttgaaattatttgaaggCGATATATATAATCCAACTGATTTTGCAGCTGCAATTGATGGATGTGAGTTTGTGTTTCACATAGCTACGCCGATGCAGCATCACAAAGGCAGTCaggtttaattttaatccaattcgattttgtcacattttatttttgtattgcacaaatacattaattttattattcttgattttttgttatGTAAACTAGTACAAGGATACTGGTGAGGCTGCAGTGGCTGGAGTGAAGATCATAGCTGAAAGCTGCATCAAATCGAAATCGGTGAAGAAACTCATCTACACCGCTTCTGCTATGGCCGCGTCGCCCTTAAAGGGCGCCGCCTCCGGCTACAAAGATGTCATGGACGAGACTTGTTGGTCTCCTCTTGATCTCCCCTATGAAATGTACTTTGTAAGTACAAAATCTAGATGCTACCGAGTCCTTTTTATGTCACACCTTAAAAACAcattaatttagaaatttacGAATATACCCTTTTACCCTCAAATGTGTTGTCTAGAatctaaattcaaaattttatgcacatgaaaaactaatgaaattgttttcattttgggaAAGGATTATATAAACTCGAAGACATTGGCCGAGAAAGTTGTGTTGAGCTACAATGGTCTAGGGATCGATGTGGTGAGTCTCGCGTGTGGGCTCGTTGGAGGCGAAACGATCCAGCCTTTCCTCTCCTCGAGCATTACCGTGCTTATAGCACAAGTCATGAATGATGCCACATTGTACAAAGGTTTGAGAGAATTGGAAGATTTGGATTCCAAGGTTCCAATTGCACACTCACAAGATGTGATTGAAGCACACATTTTTGCAATGGAAAATTCAAACATGAATGGCAGATTCCTTGTTGCTAGTGCTTTCTTGAAATCAGCAGAAATTGCATCTCTCATTCACAAACATTTTCCAAACATCAATATCCCACCTGAGTAAGCtatatgcataattttttttttctgaaaataattttcatttatatatattttttaatattatttaatatttcagaTTGATTGAAGATACAAAGAGAGAGACTAAATGGGGCTCAAGAAAGCTACAGGAATTGGGATTCGATTACAAATGTGATGCTGACAAGATAATCTCTGACAGTATTGTTTGTGCTAAGAAATTTGGCAATGTGGTTTGATTATTAATGTTGTTGgtcataatttaaattcaccaattaaataaatgtatcTTGGCTATAAAAGACCTAGTGTATGTCTctttttattgtatttgtgccttttaaaatttgtgtttgttgTGTCTTGCAATATTAAATAGTCTACTAGTATGTTGTTTACTGATTGtatcttcatttttatctttcAGTTATTGTTTCTTctatactagtagtacaatATTAAACACTACTTAACTAAGTTAATTGGTTGgtgaggaaaataaaaaaatactgtaAACAATAACAAACAAGTTGAATTAATCCGAGATCTGACATAGGGTTCGTCACATACAAAAATtattgcaataaaaaatacaattttcatttttcaatgtaGTTAAGTCAATGGTATCCCATATATACTCACATAAATATTCCAACGCTCTTTGTATATATGATTGGGAAGATATATAGTGAATTGTTCCTCCCTATAGTCTCAACGGCCGACGTTGATCCCAGTTATTTCACGGTCATATTTAGTATTCAGAGTTTGCCTCAATTTGCTACCGTGAGAATTAGCAGAAGAAAAGGGAGATCGATGAAGAGGAGTGTGAAGGTGTGTGTGACCGGAGGTGCAGGCTACTTAGCCTCTTTTCTCATCAAGACTCTTCTTGAGAGAGGCTACACAGTTCATGCCACTTTAAGAAGtctaggtatatatatatatgcttcaaaaatattatctttatgatttattctttaattttttcgatTGGTTTAAAGGCGATGCTACGAAGGTGGAGCTGCTAAAAGGACTTGCTCATGCTGAGACAAGATTGAAACTGTTTGAAGCTGATATATACAATCCAACTGATTTCGAAGATGCAATTCAAGGCTGCAGTTTTGTGTTTCACTTAGCCATGCCTATGTTGCACTATTCGAATAGTTCTAAGgttacaaatttgaatttttttttttatgtaaatctaacttactagtaatatttttcgtTTCATCTATAGCGAGGTGATTCATCATTTCATCAACGgattatgttttcttttgttttagtacAAGAATACTAGTGAGGCGGGAGTGGATGCGGTGAAGATCATAACTGAGAGTTGCATTAGATCGAACACGGTGAAGAGGCTAATCTACACTGCTTCCATTATGGCGGCGTCACCTCTAAAAGGTGACGCCTCCGGCTACGAGGACGTTGTGGACGAGACTTGTTGGACTCCTCTCAATCTCTCCTACCAAATGTACTCTGTATGTAGTCTTTCTTAAATTATTCGCAACCACTACTTATGGATGGTCGGATTGGGGGTGCTCGAGCCCCCCCAATCagcacatttttatttatttattactgtTTTCATGTTATGACAGGACTATATAAGCTCGAAGACCCAGTCAGAGAAAGAGGTGGCACGGTACAATGGGAAAGGGATAGAAGTGGTGAGCCTTGCCTGTGGGCTCGTTGGAGGTGAAACACTGCAATGTTTCACCTCTGCGAGCATGGCTGTGCTGATTGCACAGGCCATGGATGATGGGACATTGTACAAAGGCTTGAGATGTGTGGAGGATTTGCTGTCCAAAGTGCCAATTGCACACATAGTGGATGTGACTGAAGCACACATTTTTGCAATGGAGAATTCAGACATCAATGGCAGATTTCTTGTTGCTAATGCTTTCCTCAAATcagctgagattgcatctctcATTCAGAAACTTCATCCAGACATAACCATCCCACCAACGTAAGATTAAGTCAtctcaaaaattttattttcaatattgaaaattatgggatcctttattttttcaagaaaataagtaCTGTTGCTTTTGATTTAGGTTTGTTGAAGATACAAAAAGGGAGACCAAATGGGGTTCAAGAAAGCTGCAAGATTTGGGATTCCAATACAAATATGATGCAGACAAGATAATATATGACAGCATTGTTTGTGCCAAGAGACTAGGCAACATTGTTTGaattaaatactatactaCTTTGTCTGTAATTtcatttgatcaaattcaaatgggaataatttatttgaattcacAATGTTTAATCGAATTAGAACCTCctctaaaatcaaattacaaaGCATCAATCTTGATTCAAGACTATCAGCAACTCTAGGCTCAAACAAACAGGACTAAAACCTAAAGTATATTacattttgtaaataaaaatgtgggAGTAGAAAGAAGCAAAAAAAGAGTGATACTACAAGTTATTCTTGAAAATCTACCTAAGttcttgaaaaaaattctcttGGTCGGCATCATCTCTTGAAGATGCTGGCTAGGATCACTACAATTTCAACTGCATAGTGAGGAGATCTCTAGAAGAATTCGAGGGCGTCTAGGAAGTCATGAGAGTCGAAATCCACTGCACCAATGGTGATATCAATATCTCCCAATGAGAAATCTGTGACTGGTGTTGGATTTGAGATGATCTCACCGAAATCTGATTCCGAGCTCTGCAAGCTGTGGCCAATGCCAAAATCATCCACAAGGCATGGCGATGGCGAGAAGTAGGATTCAGAGGTGGCTGGGGAAAGGAACAAGGGGGAGTAGCTCGTTGTGATGAACCTATTAGGCTCTGAGAAGAACTGAGGTTCCACATTTTCACACTCAATTGGAGTGGAAGGGAAGGAGAAGCTTTGAAGATCCTCCTCCTCTTTGGAATCAATTAGATCCCGGTTCTCAGTTTTAACAAGGCTAGGCCCATTGCTAACGAGCACCGCTTGCTTGGAACACGTTAGGCTACCCTGTTCCTTCCTTTCCTTGCCCTGCCTGCAGCTGTGGTTCGCTCGGTATATGACCTCAATGACCGTCGGATCCTCATCTGCTCGCTGCACTTGCTTCGTTGCTAAGCACCCTTGCGTGTTGCGATGAGTGCATCTGTAATAAGCCCTGCAAAATCCATTCAAGCAAGAACATCAACATACATTCAgacaaaaaaacaactaagGATGACTCCCTACTGCCTAGATTGATCAGCAATAAATGAAGGTAGCAAGTAAAACAATCACATCAAGTATATTCATGCATCTTGACAAAGCAAGTAGCTTTGATGAATTTAATGTCCTTTATTTTAATGCTGTGTGTAGGTCCAAATTTCTGCTAAACTAAGCAAGTGGCAAATTCAAAACAACAGAACCACCACCAACTTGCCTAATTTTCAgtacaaaagaattaaatgaTTTAGGTTGTCTGTGTTGGTGGCaaatttaaaacaacaaaGCATCAACTTGCTGATTTTCACTACAAAATAATTCAGCTATAGATGCAATTAGGTAACACCTTTCCTCATTGATGAAAAAGTCAGATCAAATCACACCACTAAAACATGTCCAAAATGACTTCATCTCATCTAAAAATCACACATCCTCAAAGTCAAAACTTCCCCCCTTCCCCACAAAAAAATCCTTCACCTCTAACCTTGGATCACTCACAACATAAACCCATCCAAAAGTGACTTCACCATCAAAAAACACACCTCCTCAAATTCAAATccaaggaaaaaaaatcaataaaattatcaaaactTCATATCTAACCTTGGATGAGTAGCCCCCAAAATATCTTTCTGCCCATATTTCCTCCAATTATAGCCATCATCAAGCTGGGCTTCACCCCCTGCCCCAGAACAAACACGCACGTGCTTACTCCATCTAGGCATAGTCTTCCTACATTAGCAACAAAATTCAATCACACAATCCTTCAAC is drawn from Salvia hispanica cultivar TCC Black 2014 chromosome 6, UniMelb_Shisp_WGS_1.0, whole genome shotgun sequence and contains these coding sequences:
- the LOC125195330 gene encoding noscapine synthase SDR1-like, whose translation is MNKRIKKKMSVKVCVTGGAGYIASFLIKHLLERGYTVHATLRSLNDDSKVGLLKGLDHAETSLKLFEGDIYNPTDFAAAIDGCEFVFHIATPMQHHKGSQYKDTGEAAVAGVKIIAESCIKSKSVKKLIYTASAMAASPLKGAASGYKDVMDETCWSPLDLPYEMYFDYINSKTLAEKVVLSYNGLGIDVVSLACGLVGGETIQPFLSSSITVLIAQVMNDATLYKGLRELEDLDSKVPIAHSQDVIEAHIFAMENSNMNGRFLVASAFLKSAEIASLIHKHFPNINIPPELIEDTKRETKWGSRKLQELGFDYKCDADKIISDSIVCAKKFGNVV
- the LOC125196774 gene encoding probable WRKY transcription factor 53 produces the protein MEKAGVPEKKSVITVLSEGKKLANELKRQLDPSTASTEACDVLLESILSSYENAMTLLALIGNGASPKIAVGKLSEPSISIEGSPRSEGSDHSSKKRKTMPRWSKHVRVCSGAGGEAQLDDGYNWRKYGQKDILGATHPRAYYRCTHRNTQGCLATKQVQRADEDPTVIEVIYRANHSCRQGKERKEQGSLTCSKQAVLVSNGPSLVKTENRDLIDSKEEEDLQSFSFPSTPIECENVEPQFFSEPNRFITTSYSPLFLSPATSESYFSPSPCLVDDFGIGHSLQSSESDFGEIISNPTPVTDFSLGDIDITIGAVDFDSHDFLDALEFF
- the LOC125196772 gene encoding noscapine synthase SDR1-like, which produces MKRSVKVCVTGGAGYLASFLIKTLLERGYTVHATLRSLGDATKVELLKGLAHAETRLKLFEADIYNPTDFEDAIQGCSFVFHLAMPMLHYSNSSKYKNTSEAGVDAVKIITESCIRSNTVKRLIYTASIMAASPLKGDASGYEDVVDETCWTPLNLSYQMYSDYISSKTQSEKEVARYNGKGIEVVSLACGLVGGETLQCFTSASMAVLIAQAMDDGTLYKGLRCVEDLLSKVPIAHIVDVTEAHIFAMENSDINGRFLVANAFLKSAEIASLIQKLHPDITIPPTFVEDTKRETKWGSRKLQDLGFQYKYDADKIIYDSIVCAKRLGNIV